The following proteins are encoded in a genomic region of Leifsonia psychrotolerans:
- the nadC gene encoding carboxylating nicotinate-nucleotide diphosphorylase gives MLTRHTIDTVVRAALAEDAPWGDLTSETLIPADATATADLIAREPGVFSGGAVFEAAFRLTDERVQVRVLVADGTHFATGTVLASVTGPARGILQAERIGLNFVQRMSGIASLTAQYVALTAGTEARIVDTRKTTPGLRQFERQAVRDGGGHNHRFSLSDAVMAKDNHLAVLTAGGLDVTSALRQVRDRLSHTTHLEVEVDRIDQIEPVLAAGIDTIMLDNFDPDALRAGVAIVAGRAIVEASGGVSLDTVAAIAATGVDVISVGALTHSVRSLDLGLDIRLTVAATAATAATAAPAAPAAPAAPAAPAAPAARP, from the coding sequence ATGCTGACCAGACACACCATCGACACAGTTGTGCGGGCCGCGCTCGCCGAAGACGCCCCCTGGGGCGATCTGACATCCGAGACCCTGATCCCCGCGGATGCCACGGCTACGGCCGATCTCATCGCCCGCGAACCCGGGGTCTTCAGCGGTGGGGCCGTCTTTGAGGCCGCGTTCCGTCTCACGGACGAGCGGGTTCAGGTGCGTGTGCTCGTCGCCGACGGCACCCACTTCGCGACCGGAACCGTGCTGGCCAGCGTGACCGGGCCGGCCCGCGGCATCCTGCAAGCCGAACGCATCGGACTCAACTTCGTGCAGCGGATGAGCGGGATCGCCAGCCTCACCGCACAGTACGTGGCCCTCACGGCCGGCACCGAGGCCCGTATCGTCGACACCCGAAAGACCACGCCGGGCCTGCGCCAGTTTGAGCGTCAGGCCGTGCGAGACGGCGGCGGTCACAACCACCGGTTCAGCCTGTCCGACGCGGTGATGGCCAAAGACAACCATCTCGCGGTGCTCACGGCGGGCGGACTCGACGTCACGAGCGCCCTCCGGCAGGTGCGCGACCGGCTGTCACACACGACACATCTCGAGGTCGAGGTCGACCGAATCGACCAGATTGAACCCGTGCTCGCCGCCGGAATCGATACGATCATGCTGGACAATTTCGACCCGGATGCGCTTCGTGCGGGCGTGGCCATCGTCGCCGGACGGGCCATTGTCGAGGCCAGCGGCGGGGTGAGCCTCGACACCGTCGCAGCCATCGCGGCCACAGGGGTCGACGTCATTTCGGTCGGTGCGCTCACGCACAGCGTGCGCTCGCTCGATCTGGGACTCGACATCCGGCTAACCGTCGCTGCCACTGCCGCCACTGCTGCCACTGCCGCGCCTGCCGCGCCTGCCGCGCCTGCCGCGCCTGCCGCGCCTGCCGCGCCTGCCGCACGGCCATGA
- a CDS encoding NUDIX hydrolase — protein MSTAQRTTQCTTLSATLSATLAVSTVIFALRPVEKHDDAASGVMTLWLPLVRRTSDPHRNQWALPGGWLPNHEELAAAAARTLRETTSLTPTYLEQLYTFGAIGRSPGRRVVSVVYWALVKSDEAAQVAVGDNVRWFPADSLPQLAFDHNRIVEYALWRLRTKVEYSRIAHSFLGETFTLAQLREVHEAVLHRSIDPANFRRRVEASGDVVETGEFLAGTRHRPPRLYRFNDASPPATPPPSGRRPSDIPARPHSEEAP, from the coding sequence ATGAGCACAGCACAGCGCACGACACAGTGCACGACACTGAGCGCGACACTGAGCGCGACGCTGGCGGTGTCCACTGTTATCTTTGCGCTGCGCCCCGTCGAGAAACACGACGACGCGGCATCCGGCGTGATGACACTGTGGTTGCCCTTGGTGCGTCGCACGAGTGATCCGCACCGCAACCAGTGGGCGCTGCCGGGAGGCTGGCTTCCCAACCACGAGGAACTCGCCGCCGCGGCCGCCCGCACGCTCCGTGAAACGACAAGCCTCACACCCACCTACCTGGAGCAGCTGTACACCTTCGGCGCGATTGGACGCTCCCCGGGCCGACGGGTGGTGTCTGTCGTGTATTGGGCTCTGGTGAAGTCGGACGAGGCCGCTCAGGTCGCTGTCGGCGACAACGTGCGGTGGTTCCCGGCCGATTCGTTGCCGCAGCTCGCCTTCGATCACAACCGCATCGTCGAGTACGCACTCTGGCGACTGCGCACGAAAGTCGAATACTCACGGATCGCCCACTCGTTCCTCGGAGAGACCTTCACCCTGGCGCAACTGCGCGAGGTTCACGAAGCGGTGCTGCACCGATCGATCGATCCGGCAAATTTCCGGCGCCGAGTGGAAGCGTCGGGCGACGTCGTCGAAACCGGCGAATTCCTGGCCGGGACGCGGCATCGGCCGCCGCGACTGTACCGCTTCAACGACGCCAGCCCGCCGGCCACCCCGCCGCCCTCCGGTCGCCGCCCCTCTGACATTCCCGCACGCCCCCACTCGGAAGAAGCACCATGA
- a CDS encoding polyprenol monophosphomannose synthase, producing the protein MPHTLVIIPTYNERENIEPIVSRVLASAPSADVLIVDDSSPDGTGVIADELAARHPSVMVLHRSSKEGLGAAYLEGFGWGLSHGYTTLVQMDADGSHLPEQLPSLLAAATTSDVVLGSRWIPGGSIVNWPWHRRMLSQGGSTYSRILLRLPQRDVTGGFRVFSAIALDRMRLGSVESHGYCFQIDMLLHAVRAGLVVTEVPITFVERTLGASKMSSRIVIEAMGRVTMWGLTGQTARRAAAVPPPAAVTSRQG; encoded by the coding sequence ATGCCACACACGCTGGTCATCATTCCGACCTACAACGAACGTGAGAACATCGAGCCCATCGTGAGCCGCGTGCTCGCGAGCGCACCCAGCGCCGATGTTCTCATTGTCGATGATTCATCGCCCGACGGAACCGGCGTCATCGCCGATGAACTCGCCGCCCGTCACCCCTCAGTGATGGTGTTGCACCGTTCGTCGAAGGAGGGTCTCGGCGCCGCATACCTCGAGGGTTTCGGTTGGGGTCTCTCCCATGGCTACACCACACTCGTGCAGATGGATGCCGATGGCTCGCACCTGCCCGAGCAACTGCCGAGCCTCTTGGCTGCGGCCACGACATCCGACGTCGTGCTGGGGTCGCGCTGGATTCCGGGTGGCTCGATCGTCAATTGGCCGTGGCACCGACGCATGCTTTCCCAGGGCGGATCGACATACTCCCGCATTCTGCTGCGCCTGCCCCAACGTGATGTCACCGGCGGCTTCCGCGTCTTCAGTGCGATCGCTCTGGATCGAATGCGGCTCGGCAGCGTCGAGAGCCACGGGTACTGCTTTCAGATCGACATGCTGCTGCATGCCGTGCGGGCAGGATTGGTCGTCACCGAGGTACCGATCACATTTGTCGAACGAACCCTCGGTGCGTCGAAGATGAGCAGCCGGATCGTGATCGAGGCGATGGGCCGAGTCACGATGTGGGGCCTCACCGGCCAAACGGCACGGCGTGCGGCGGCAGTGCCACCCCCGGCTGCGGTCACGTCGCGCCAGGGTTAG
- the nadB gene encoding L-aspartate oxidase: MASVLVVGSGLAGLLAAVRATDAGHRVTLVTKGALPESNTLYAQGGIAAALFPDDSTEAHIEDTLRAGAGLNDPEAVRVLCTEGPGRVRDLIRFGVDFDHDESGLRRGLEAAHSRSRVLHAGGDATGAAIETALVATVRRRGTRPGPLRAGSLRIREHSMLADLVVEHGRVAGALVAGSDGVCRLVDADTVILATGGAGALYRYTTNPHVATGDGVAAAWRAGAAVADLEFYQFHPTALAVPGTPLVSEAVRGEGAVLRNRRGERFMLAVHPDAELAPRDVVARAIATEMAAQGGEPVRLDATSLPRSTLESRFPTITAACQAAGLDWADTPVPVAPAAHYWMGGVVTDLWGRSTLPGLFAVGEVARTGAHGANRLASNSLLEAAVFADRAVRALDADGWPPAQVTPHSRAAGHGAAGHGAAGLRAAGHGAVIEPVVSPATTFVRRDRLADVMWEHAGVHRFGDGLRMASAALGGWHGVDPAADGPSVAEREDANLLLLARLTVAAALAREESRGAHHRDDFPHADPSLAQSVTWARHSLYSAEEAFAC, from the coding sequence ATGGCATCCGTTCTCGTCGTCGGTAGCGGGCTCGCCGGGCTGCTTGCCGCAGTGCGCGCAACCGACGCCGGACACCGAGTGACCCTCGTCACCAAGGGCGCGTTACCCGAGAGCAACACGCTCTACGCGCAGGGCGGGATCGCCGCGGCGCTGTTTCCCGACGATTCGACCGAGGCGCACATCGAAGACACCCTGCGGGCCGGCGCCGGCCTCAACGACCCTGAGGCCGTGCGCGTGCTCTGCACGGAGGGGCCGGGCCGGGTGCGCGACCTGATCCGGTTCGGAGTGGACTTCGACCACGACGAGTCGGGCCTGCGCCGCGGTCTCGAGGCCGCGCACTCCCGCTCGCGCGTGCTGCATGCCGGCGGCGACGCCACGGGGGCGGCCATCGAAACGGCGCTGGTTGCGACGGTGCGTCGTCGGGGCACCCGACCGGGTCCGCTGCGGGCCGGAAGCCTGCGCATCCGAGAGCACAGCATGCTCGCCGACCTCGTCGTCGAACATGGGCGGGTCGCCGGGGCACTCGTGGCGGGTAGCGATGGCGTGTGCCGGCTCGTCGACGCGGACACCGTCATCCTCGCCACGGGCGGGGCCGGCGCGCTCTATCGGTACACCACGAACCCGCACGTCGCGACCGGCGACGGCGTCGCGGCAGCCTGGCGTGCGGGCGCGGCGGTGGCCGACCTGGAGTTCTACCAATTCCACCCGACCGCATTGGCTGTTCCGGGCACGCCCCTCGTGTCTGAAGCCGTGCGCGGTGAGGGCGCCGTGCTCCGCAACCGTCGCGGAGAACGCTTCATGCTCGCCGTGCATCCCGATGCCGAGCTCGCGCCCCGTGACGTGGTCGCCCGGGCCATCGCTACCGAGATGGCCGCCCAGGGCGGCGAACCGGTACGACTGGATGCCACGTCGCTTCCCCGCAGCACGCTGGAGTCGCGTTTTCCCACCATCACCGCCGCCTGCCAGGCGGCCGGCCTCGATTGGGCTGACACCCCGGTACCCGTCGCGCCGGCCGCGCATTACTGGATGGGCGGCGTCGTCACCGATCTGTGGGGACGCAGCACCCTGCCCGGCCTCTTCGCTGTCGGTGAGGTCGCGCGCACCGGCGCGCACGGGGCCAACCGGTTGGCGTCAAACTCGTTGCTCGAGGCCGCCGTCTTCGCGGACCGTGCGGTGAGAGCGCTCGACGCGGACGGCTGGCCGCCCGCGCAGGTCACGCCGCACTCGCGTGCGGCCGGGCACGGTGCGGCCGGGCACGGTGCGGCCGGACTCCGTGCGGCCGGGCACGGTGCGGTGATTGAGCCGGTCGTTTCACCCGCCACGACTTTCGTGCGGCGTGACCGGCTCGCCGATGTGATGTGGGAGCACGCCGGGGTGCACCGCTTTGGCGACGGGCTCCGTATGGCCTCCGCAGCGCTCGGCGGATGGCACGGCGTCGATCCCGCCGCCGACGGCCCCTCCGTGGCGGAACGCGAGGACGCAAATCTGCTGCTGCTTGCCAGACTCACGGTGGCTGCAGCACTCGCCCGCGAGGAATCGCGTGGCGCCCACCATCGCGATGACTTCCCACACGCCGATCCGTCGCTCGCACAATCAGTGACGTGGGCGCGCCATTCTCTCTACTCGGCCGAGGAGGCCTTCGCATGCTGA
- the nadA gene encoding quinolinate synthase NadA, producing MINASVDQTIRLISTGKSSGSTCSPDLATAPWEFDAGVPGYGPGSSMGDVIPTGSPRQGELPELYRTAAPAELDERIRVAKATLGERVVVLGHFYQRDEVVRHADFVGDSFQLAQATRSRPNAEAIVFCGVHFMAETADLLSGPDQAVILPNLAAGCSMADMADIDSVTECWEQLTELYGTEPDADGRVPVIPVTYMNSSAALKGFCGENGGIVCTSSNAETVLEWAFERGQRVLFFPDQHLGRNTAKAMGIPLERMPMWNPTRPLGGNTAPELDSAQVILWHGFCSVHKRFTVDQIAAARQTHPGVRVIVHPECPMPVVDAADEYGSTDYIRRAIAAAPAGSTFAIGTEINLVQRLAAEHPEHTIFCLDPVVCPCSTMYRIHAGYLAWVLDALVGTAERPAAVLNRITVADDVADHARLALERMLAALPTAPATVPAPVTASAPVSALAGA from the coding sequence ATGATCAACGCATCCGTCGACCAGACCATCAGGCTCATCAGTACCGGAAAGTCCTCCGGCAGCACCTGCAGCCCCGACCTCGCAACGGCGCCGTGGGAGTTCGACGCCGGTGTGCCCGGCTACGGCCCCGGTTCCTCGATGGGCGACGTGATCCCCACCGGCTCTCCCCGCCAAGGCGAGCTTCCCGAGCTCTACCGCACGGCGGCACCGGCGGAGCTTGATGAGCGCATCCGTGTCGCGAAGGCAACGCTCGGCGAGCGTGTCGTCGTGCTCGGCCACTTCTACCAGCGCGATGAGGTCGTGCGTCACGCCGATTTCGTCGGAGACTCGTTCCAACTCGCCCAGGCCACACGCAGCCGCCCGAACGCCGAAGCCATCGTCTTCTGCGGCGTGCATTTCATGGCCGAGACCGCCGATCTGCTCTCGGGCCCGGATCAGGCCGTGATCCTGCCGAACCTCGCCGCCGGCTGTTCGATGGCCGATATGGCCGACATTGACTCGGTCACCGAGTGCTGGGAGCAGCTCACAGAGCTGTACGGCACCGAACCGGATGCCGACGGCCGGGTTCCCGTGATCCCGGTCACCTATATGAACTCCTCGGCCGCGCTTAAGGGCTTCTGCGGCGAGAATGGCGGCATCGTCTGCACCTCGTCCAACGCCGAGACCGTGCTGGAGTGGGCGTTCGAGCGCGGCCAGCGGGTGCTTTTCTTTCCCGACCAGCACCTCGGTCGCAATACCGCAAAGGCGATGGGGATCCCTCTCGAGCGGATGCCGATGTGGAACCCGACCCGTCCGCTCGGAGGCAATACCGCCCCCGAGCTTGACAGCGCACAGGTGATCCTCTGGCACGGATTCTGCAGCGTGCACAAGCGCTTCACCGTCGACCAGATCGCTGCGGCCCGTCAGACGCACCCAGGCGTGCGCGTGATCGTGCACCCCGAGTGCCCGATGCCGGTCGTCGACGCGGCCGACGAATACGGTTCGACCGACTACATTCGCAGGGCGATCGCCGCTGCTCCGGCCGGATCGACATTCGCCATCGGCACCGAGATCAACCTGGTGCAGCGGCTCGCCGCCGAGCACCCCGAGCACACCATCTTCTGCCTCGACCCCGTCGTCTGCCCCTGCTCGACCATGTACCGCATCCACGCGGGCTACCTGGCCTGGGTTCTCGATGCGCTCGTCGGCACGGCCGAACGGCCCGCCGCCGTGCTTAACCGCATCACCGTCGCCGACGATGTCGCCGACCATGCCCGACTTGCCCTCGAACGGATGCTGGCGGCCCTGCCGACTGCGCCGGCCACCGTGCCCGCGCCCGTCACCGCATCCGCGCCAGTGTCCGCATTAGCCGGAGCCTAG
- a CDS encoding cysteine desulfurase family protein, whose protein sequence is MIYLDNAATTPVRREALEAMWPHLTGSFGNPSSHHRIGEAARAALTDARRTVAGVLGCRPGDVVFTSGGTEADNLAIKGLALGNPRGHHLVTAPIEHEAVLESVAYLRRVHGFEVTMLPVDATGRVDPADLARVIRPDTTLVTVQYANNEVGTVQPLAELSAVAREHGVPFHTDAVQAAGWLPLDVMALGVDALSLSGHKVGAPPGSGVLFVRGRYPLEPVLHGGGQERGKRSGTENVAGAVALATALRLAELERTDAATRTTGLREALIAGVLAGVPLAQLTGHPAHRLPGTASFVFPGTSGEAVLLELERRGIVCSSGSACAAGSDEASHVLTALGLSVEVAQTAVRFTLAATTTADDVTEAVASVRMAVDSVARLGANQS, encoded by the coding sequence ATGATCTACCTCGACAACGCTGCGACCACTCCCGTGCGCCGCGAAGCGCTCGAGGCCATGTGGCCGCATCTCACGGGTAGCTTCGGCAATCCGTCAAGCCATCACCGCATCGGCGAGGCTGCTCGTGCTGCTCTGACGGATGCGCGGCGCACCGTCGCCGGCGTGCTCGGCTGCCGCCCGGGCGACGTCGTCTTCACGAGTGGCGGCACCGAGGCAGACAACCTGGCAATCAAGGGCCTCGCGCTCGGCAACCCGCGCGGCCACCACCTCGTCACCGCTCCGATCGAACACGAGGCCGTCCTTGAATCGGTCGCGTACCTGCGCCGGGTGCACGGATTCGAGGTCACGATGCTGCCGGTGGATGCGACGGGCCGGGTTGACCCGGCCGATCTTGCCCGCGTCATCCGCCCGGACACGACCCTTGTCACGGTGCAGTACGCCAACAATGAGGTCGGCACGGTGCAGCCGCTCGCCGAGCTGTCGGCGGTCGCCCGGGAGCACGGGGTTCCATTCCATACCGACGCGGTGCAGGCCGCCGGCTGGCTGCCGCTGGACGTGATGGCGCTGGGCGTCGACGCGCTCAGCCTGTCCGGGCACAAGGTCGGCGCTCCCCCGGGGTCGGGCGTGCTGTTCGTACGCGGACGCTATCCTCTCGAGCCGGTGCTGCACGGCGGCGGGCAGGAGCGTGGAAAGCGCAGCGGCACCGAAAATGTGGCGGGCGCCGTCGCGCTGGCCACCGCGTTGCGCCTGGCCGAGTTGGAACGAACGGATGCCGCCACGCGCACCACCGGGCTCCGCGAAGCCTTGATCGCGGGTGTCTTGGCCGGGGTTCCGCTCGCCCAACTGACGGGTCACCCCGCTCACAGGCTGCCAGGAACGGCCTCGTTCGTCTTTCCGGGAACCAGTGGTGAGGCGGTGCTTCTCGAGTTGGAGCGCCGGGGCATCGTCTGCTCGAGCGGCTCGGCGTGCGCCGCGGGCAGCGATGAGGCCTCCCACGTTTTGACGGCGCTCGGCTTGTCGGTCGAGGTCGCCCAGACAGCCGTGCGGTTCACGCTGGCCGCTACGACGACGGCCGACGACGTGACCGAAGCCGTGGCATCCGTGCGCATGGCGGTGGACAGTGTCGCGCGGCTCGGCGCCAACCAGTCGTAG